The stretch of DNA ATGGAGAACCACAATTCTTGGCTGAGTTGGTTCAGCCACTGGAGTCCTGCTTCTGTTTTCCTGCCCCAAACTCTGCCATCCTGGCTGTGgctctatccttttttttttttttttttttttttaagactgagtcttgccctgttgccccggctggagtgcggtggcgctatctcagttcactgcaagctccgcctcctgggttcacgccattctcctgtcttagcctcccaagtagctgggactacaggcgcccgccaccatgcccagctaattttttttttgtattttttagtagagacggagtttcaccatgttagccaggatggtctccatctcctgacctagtgatctgcctgcctcggcctcccaaagtgctgggattacaggcgtgagccaccgcgcctgaccatgTGGCTCTATTCTTGCCTATCTCCTTCCCAAACCCATCACTCCCCAGGGCATCCCTGACCTTCAGTGACTGGCAGGGGTCCTGTAAACATACAATTCACCACATATTCCCTTGGTCTCACCTTAATCTTTTTCTGAGCTCAGAGAGCTCTTTTCTGGAAAGGAATATTAggcagctttattttttaaaagtcccctTTCCCTCTAAAGATGACATTCAAATTTTAGAttcagccaggcgtggcggctcacgcctgtaatcccagcaggttgggaggctgaggtggatcacttgaggccaggagttaagagaccagcctggccaacatggtgaaatcccgtctttactaaaaatataaaaaaattagccaggcatggtggtgcatacctgtaatcccagctactcgggaggttgaggcacgagaattgctcaaacccaggaggcgggggttgcagtgagccaagatcacaccactgcactccagcctgggtggaagagccagaccctgtctcaaaaaaagaaaaaaatttttagattcaaatttcataagaaaaaaagtttttctatgAAAAAGTTATATGTACTATAAAAGTACGATTTATAATAATCATAACTTTAATGTAATTTACTATGTGACAGGTATAGTTCTAAGTCTTCTATATGTTAGATATTTATTTAAGCCTTGCAGCAACCCTGCAAAGTAGTTATTACTAttgtccccattttttttttcttttgtgagacggagttttgctctgtcaccaggctggagtgcagtggcgcaatcttggctcactgcaacctccacctcccgagttcaagtgattctcctgcctcagtctcctgagtagctggggttacaggtgcgcaccactacgcccggctaatttttgtatttttttaatagagacggggtttcatcatgttggttaggctagtctcaaactcctgaccttgtgattcgcccaccttggcctcccgaagtgctgggattacaggagtgagccactgcgcccggcctattgtccccattttaagatgaggaaacaaaagcacagaaaaattgacttgcccaaggtcaaggaaacataaaataatgGGGACAAGGTTCAAATCCAGGGTGTCTGGTTTTAGGGTCTCTGCTCTTCACCAGGGGCTGTGCTCAAAAGAGCCCTCACACATTTAGAAAAGCggctcctggccaggcacggtggctcatgtctgtaatcccaacactttgggaggctgaggttggccgattgcctgagctcaggagtttgagaccagcctgggtaacatggcaaaaacccgtctctactaaaaatacaaaaaattagccaaccgtggtggcatgtgcctgtagtcccagctgcttgggaggctgaggcaggaaaatcacttgaacccaggaggtggaggttgcagtgagccaagatcacaccactgcagtcctgcctgggcgacagagtgagactctttccaaaaaaaaaaggctccttATAAAAATTCACTCTCTTATGCGCTAAAGGTTTGACAGAAGTCTCATTGTCAGAAATCTCCATTCAAATTTAGCCTTAGCCCTTTGCCAAAACATCTCTTAGTAAGTGGAATTTGCTAAAATTGGTTCAATACTATTTCTGTTTAAGTGTCAAGTGTGGAGATGACAAGAATTATTAACTGTTTCAGTGAGAAGTATACTTTGTgaggtttaaaataaatatgttggccaggcacagtggctcatgcctgtaatcccagcactttgggaggctcaggtgggaggatagtttgaagccaagagtttgagaccagcctaggcaatatagcaagaagccatcactacaaaaaaacttaaaaattagctgagtgtggtggcacatgcctgtagtcccagctactcagaggctaaggtgggaggatcacttgagcccagaagttcaagggtacagtaagctatgattgcacactatgctctagcttgggtgacagagcgagacgctgtctccaaaaataaagaatcggacgggcccggtggctcacgcctgtaatcccaacactttgaaaggccgaggcgggcggatcacgaggtcaggagatcgagaccatcctggctaacatggtgaaaccccgtctctactaaaaatacaaaaaattagccaggcgtggtggcgggcgcctgtagtcccagctactcgggaggctgaggcaggagaatggcgtgaacccgggaggcagagcttgcagtgagccgagatagtaccactgccctgcagcctgggcgacagagcgagactgagtctcaaaaaaatacataaataaataaattcaaataaaaataaaatacagtatttcagATTTGTGAATTTTGGTATCCCTGGGGATGCTGGAACCAATCCCCTCAGATAACAAAGGATGACTGTACTACGTGTGTGTCAAAAGCATCTAAGGACCTGAACTCATAGTCATAGAGTGCCCTTCAGAGAAGTGGTGACACCAGggtacagttttttgtttttttgagatggagtttcccctcTTGTcgccaagctggaatgcagtggcatgatctctgcccactgcaacctccgcctcccgggttcaagcgactctcctgcctcagtctactgagtagctgggattataggcacccgcccccacacctggctaatttttgtatttctagtagagacggggtttcaccatgttggccaggctggtcttgaactcctgacctcaggtgatccacccgtctcagcctcccaaagtgctgcgatttcaggtgtaagccaccgtgccctgcccagGGTACAGTTGAGTATGTGCAAGTGTGTATGGTATGTGTCCCTCACAATTCATTTAGGCCCAAAGGTGACACAGGACAAGGACAATCCCATATGGGGTTCTCAGGGTAGAAGTCAAGTCTCCCCTGTCACACTGGGAGGCCCCTGAGAGACTTCTCCACCCATCGGGTCGCCAGGCACAGCAGTCTAAATTCTTCAGTGTCTTTCCCCAAAATCACCTCCCTAGCTCCTAGTCCAGGACCCTACTCAAAAGAGGAGCTCAGATGGTATGGAAAAGAGGCCACCAAACAACAGGTAGAAGAAAAACACATACTCAAGAAATTTAATTCTCTGCCCCAGTTTATTCATCTTGCGTTGGTCCAAAGGCGGGGTTTACACACTCAATATGCAAGCGCTACAGACAAAAAGTCTTCAGggcccacccctcacccccactCCCTGGATCTTTCACTCATCCACCTGTCAGGGATGAAACTCTTTAGAGATAGACAGGAAGAGCCCCCCACTTTGCTGATAGGGAGACTGAGGGCCAGAGGCTGCATCAGTGACTTCCATGCCACTGTTCACCCACCAGTGTCCCCTCTTCATACCACTGCTCACCCACCAGGATCTTGCACTCTCTTGGCTCCCAGGAACAAAACAGAGAGCTCAGCTACCTTAGTCATTGGTTCTTTCCAAGACTCACCCACTCTGTAACTCACGGAGCCTGCCAATCCCTGTTTGAAGGGCCATGCAGTGAAAGAAGGGGTTAAAATTCAGCATCCTAAGCATTTCCAGAGGCTTAGGCTGACACTGTCCCCTTCCCATCCCAGAAAGCCAACCTCTGGCTCCTCCTGACAGTCCGACTTCAGAGAAATGAACCAAACCAATTCAACATCCAATGCTTCTAAAGCCAGAGAGGCACAGCAAGGTAGAGGCAGAGACAGGGAAGCGATATTTTCCTCATCAGCTTTGGAACATCTTGTCTGTTCCTTGCAGGCTTATTAACATACATTGCTTTTCATCAGAAGCTTAAATCAACAGGGTTTGCAACAGCTCCTTTCCCAGTGGAGAGGTGGTTTGTTTGGGAACTGGTATTTTAGAATTCCCGTTCTCCTATTCTTCACAGGGTTCCACTATTACCATCTCCCCTGTCCTCATCTCCCATGTGCCCAAAGGCAGAGTTCAAGAGGGACAGTCCCCTATGTccttctctgtccccacccccaccatcatCTCCATCACTACTCCCAGTTCCCCTTCCTGATATCAGTTCTCCACCCACTGCCAGACAAAATTGCAGCCAAAATGCCATGGCAGGCCAGAGCAGCCACTAAACCTCCTACAAGCAAAGCCAACATCAGGGACAATAGCCTCAGCTGAGCAAGTGTGGGTTAAGTGAGGGAAAGGAGAGGTGGCCTGGGAAATCCCAGGAGAATGGGTCAGCCACAACCCTCAGATAAATGACAGCATGCTAGCTCTCTGTCTCCAGGGAACAGTGGGACCCAGTGGAGAAGAAGGGCTGCGGTAGGCCATGAGGAACACAAGGTGTGGGTGGATACCCCACAGTGCAGCTGGATATGTATTTGCACGTACCTGCTCATGAGTCTGCCTGCAAACACACATGCTAACATACACCTCCCATGCCTGCAGCCACACACGTGCACCCCTGCACACACAAGGGCTCCCTCACATACACCCAACACAAGCCTGCACACTCAAACTCACTCATAGACACACACATCTTTTGCAAATACATCCTCACTCATGAGCATATACACACACTGCTGGGTACCTGTCTACACACGCACATACAGATTTCCTCATTCTTCTtacatactacacacacacgTTCACTCTTACATGCTCACATATAGGTCTGCAGATAAATTAgcttgtgtgtgcacatgtgcacacagcaCACTTAAGCTCATTTATACATGTTTATTCACACATTCCTATACACACCAGCCTACGTGTTAGCACATACACACTCATGCCTACCTGCAATCATGCCAGCAAATAATTATGTACTTACTAGTGCACAACCTCACACATGCCtgcaaatatacacatataccctTGCACACTTGTGGAGGCACACCCTTAGCCCTGGTCCTGGGGCCTGGATGGTGCTGCCCTCTGCTGGAGACAGCGAATAAGCTCTTTCCGGTTGTCTAGGATGGTGTCGAAGCTCTCCTGTAGTCGGGACTGCTGGTCAATCAACTGATGCTGCAGGCCCCGGATCCACTGGAGCAGTGCCAGGCGACGGTACATCACCAAGTGCACGTGgtgcttttctttctcctgctctttgTAGCGCTCCTGGGCTTGTAAGTGCTGCacagcctgggccactgagggCAGAAGGGGATCGGGAGGGCCAAGGCCTCGCAGGGTCCCACAGGCAGGCTCAGGACTGCTGCTAGGGCTGTCGATACTCAGGGAACTGCTGGCATAGCCgttgtcctccagaggggagcaGACTGTGCCAGCACCGCCCATCTTCTCAGGCTCAGCCCCGGGAATCTCTGCCCCCTCTGGGGGGCTGCGCACCCCTTCCTCAGGGGATCCAGGGGCCTGGAAGGCCTGGTTGTCAGAGGGCGACTCAGAGGAGCTCCTCCTCAGGATAGGTTCCACTCTGCCTGGCATCCCATGCCAATTCTCATTAGCATCCTTGGCACTTGCCATGAAGTTGGAGTTGTTGTCTGGTTGGAGCTCAGGCTGACATACTCCAGGAGGTGGGTCCCCCAGGAATTGGCCCCCCTCAGCTAGCCCTGGCTGGATGGCAAACATCTGGTCTGTAAAGGGAAAGCAGGAGACTGAGTCACAGTAGGACAGGGTGAGGTGCCTGAAGTCAGGGCAACTTAGCTGCAGGGACAAGGCTGAAAGCAAGAGCCCGACCACTCCCTGTCAAGCCCTTTCTCGACTCTGGTGACACTTCCCTTCACGGTTTTCATCCTCCCTGTCTACCTGTTCATTCTTAGTCTCCTGCAGAGGGTTTTTCCTCAGTTCTCAGAGCCAGGCTGTTTTCTGATTTTCCACATTTCTCTCCAGAGGACCTCATTCTCTGCTGTAGCTTCAAGGACCATCATATGCTGATGACTCTCAGATCTGTCTTCAGCCCAGATCTAACTGCTATCCAACCCTGCAACCAATCATAGGCTCCTCAAATTCTACATAAccagtctgggtgcagtggctcatgcctgtaatcacagcactttgggaggccgaggcaggcagatcacctgaggtcagaagtttgagactagactggccaacatggtgaaaccccatctctactaaaaatacaaaaattagccaggcatagtgacaggcacctgtaatcccagctatttgggaggctgaggcatggcaagtgcttgaacccaggaggcagaggttgtagcgaactgagattgtgccactgcactccagcctgggtgacagagtgagacttcatccccCTACACCCCTCGCCCCCCACAACCAAAATTCTACATAACCAAACAAGGTCTCCTTCAGTATCCTCAGCAAGATGGCTCCGCCCTCCATCCAGAAGGCTAGGAGCATCCTGGGCTCCtcactctccttccttctcccatcTCATTGATAACCACATTCTGACCATTCTTCCTCTTCCAGGCCATTTCTGACCTGGATTATCGCCTCGGCCTTTTCACTGATCTCTCTGCCTccagttaaaaatgtaaatttcactTGTCACCACTCAGAATGCCCTCCCTGAACTCCTGCTAAACCTCTATGTGGCCTACAAGGCCCTGTTTGATCTGGCCTCTGCTCACCCTTCCATACCTGCCTTTTGCCACgctgcccctcccatcatagCAAACTGCCCAGAGATCTCAAAACACACCATTGTTCTTCTTACAGGATTCCTTTGGCCTACAAtatccttcctctcccctcccctcaaaGCTCCTCCCTTCTCCACCCAGCAAATTCCTTTTTGTACTTCAAAATCAGCTGTAATATCCTCATGTCTCCATGTACCTATGTCTCTGAAGCTGTCTTCATACTGCCCCAATCAGTATTACATAAACAAGCACAGTTAGTTATGCCTTCCTCTGGGTCCCCACTGCCCTGG from Rhinopithecus roxellana isolate Shanxi Qingling chromosome 12, ASM756505v1, whole genome shotgun sequence encodes:
- the C12H1orf216 gene encoding UPF0500 protein C1orf216 homolog, with protein sequence MFAIQPGLAEGGQFLGDPPPGVCQPELQPDNNSNFMASAKDANENWHGMPGRVEPILRRSSSESPSDNQAFQAPGSPEEGVRSPPEGAEIPGAEPEKMGGAGTVCSPLEDNGYASSSLSIDSPSSSPEPACGTLRGLGPPDPLLPSVAQAVQHLQAQERYKEQEKEKHHVHLVMYRRLALLQWIRGLQHQLIDQQSRLQESFDTILDNRKELIRCLQQRAAPSRPQDQG